The Candidatus Desulfovibrio trichonymphae region GCACTGGCAAAAGCATGGTGGATGCCGTCAGGAATGTCTGGCTTTCGCCAACACGCACGCGGACCATTCCCTCTTCCAGAAATTCCACAACCTGTACGGGAATGGCTAGACACATGGGATACCTCAAAAAACAGAATTAACAGATTCTGGGCAACGGCACGCCCTCAGGCATGGAGAGAATACGTCTGCCGCCGATGCGCGTTTGCAGCGTCACGCGACAGGCCTTGTCGCCGACCACAGTGCCGATGCGCGCGGCTTCCACTCCATAAGGAGAGGCGCGCATGGCCGCCAACGCGTCTTCGGCGCGATTTTCCGGCAGAATACAGATACACTTGCCTTCATTGGCAAGATACAGGGGATCAAGTCCAAGAAAAGAACAGCCGCTTTTGACGGACTCGTGCACTGGAATGGCCTCTTCCTCAAGCAGCATTGACACTCCGGACTGTTCCGATATTTCATTAAGCGTGGCGGCAAGTCCGCCCCGCGTCGGGTCGCGCAGAACGTGCACCGGCCCGGCGGCATTGATGACCTCAGCGATCATATGGTTTAACGGCGCCGAGTCGGAAGTGACATCCGATAAAAAGGAAAGATGTTCACGGCTGCCCATAATTGTCAAACCATGATCGCCCAGAGCTCCGCTGACAAGCACTGCGTCGCCGACTCTGGCGTTGTGGCCGGATGGCGTCGGGTCGGCAAAAATTGAACCTATGCCTGTGGTATTGATAAACATTTTGTCACATGCCCCTCGCGGCACCACCTTGGTGTCGCCGGTCACAATCAGAACGCCCGCTTCTTTTGCCGCACCGGCCATGTCCTGAACGAGGCTCTCAAGCAGTTCAAGCGACAGGCCTTCTTCCAGAATAAAGCCGCAGCTTATGTATTGCGGCCGCGCGCCGAGCATGGAAACGTCGTTGACCGTGCCGTGCACGGCAAGTGTGCCTATGCTGCCGCCGGGGAAAAGCAGGGGTGTTACTGTGTAGGAATCTGTGCTCACGGCGATCGGGGCATGCACGTCGCGCAGCAATGCCGCGTCGTCAAGTCGCGCCAGCAGGGGATTGGCGAAATGCCGCAAAAAACATTGGGCTGTCAGACGTTGGGAAGCAAGACCACCGCTGCCGGCGTCGAGCAGAAGGCAGGTGTCCATCAGTGCTCCAAATACTTGTAATAGGCTGCACAACTGCCTTCAGTGGAAACCATGCAGGGCCCTACAGGCACGGCCGGGGTGCATTTTTCGCCGAACAGCGGGCATGTGGTCGGTATAATACGGCCTTTGAGCACATCGCCGCAACAGCAGCCGGGCTGTTGCTGAGGCGTTTCCACAAGGCGGACGCCAAGACGCACGGCTGCGTCCATATCAGCATAGTCAGGCCGCACGGCAAGGCCGCTTTGCTCAATACGGCCTATGCCGCGCCACAGGGCGTCTGTAGTAATAAAAACTTCTTCCATCAGCGCGCGCGCTTTCGGGTTGCCAGCGTCGTTCACTGCGCGGGGGTAGGCGTTGACAACAGCAGGGGCATTGTCCCGCAATTGTTCGGCCATGCGGCAAAGGGCCAGCAGGATGTCCGCCGGTTCAAAACCGCCCACCACGCCGGGAATGCGGTGTTTGTCCGCCAGAAAAGCATACGGCGCAATGCCCAGAATGGTGGAAACGTGCCCAGGCAGGAGGAAGGCTTCTATGTTGGCGGCATTGTCGCCCTCTTCGTCCAGCAGGGTGCGTAGCGCTGGTGGCACCAGCTTGTGCAGCGAAAACACGCAAAAATTTTTGATCTTTTTTTGACGGGCGGTCAGCAGTGTGGCCGCCACGGCCGGCGCGGTCGTTTCAAAGCCTATGCCGGGAAAGACAATCACATTGTCAGGATTACTGACGGCGAGAGTCAGGACTTCCAAGGGGGAATAGACAATTTCTACGTGCGCGCCGGCGGCTTTGGCGTGCTTGAGGGTTTGGCCGCCGGGGCCGGGCACACGCAGCAAATCCCCGAATGTGGCAAAAACAATCTTTTCCCGGCCGGCCAATTCCAAAAATGCCGCCACATCCACGTCATGTGTGACACAGACAGGACATCCCGGCCCGGAAAGATGGGTGATGGATGCGGGCAACAGAGAACGCAGGCCGCTTTGAAAAATGGACACCGTATGTGTGCCGCATACTTCCATAAATCGCATGGAGCGTCCGTCAAGCGCGCGAGTCAGGCGCGCGAGCAGAACGCGGCAGAGTTTGGGGTCATGCAAGGCTGTTTCAAAGGTCATGGCGCTGCGTCTTGTCACAGATTTGCCACATACCAGTCTCCGGCCAGCCGTAGCCCTTCACGGACATCATAGCGCGGTTCATAGCCGAGCAAGATTTTGGCGCGGCTTATATCTGCAAGGGAATGCCGCACGTCGCCTGCCCGAAAATCACGGTACTCGGCAACGGCGGTGCCGGCCTCGGGCAGATGGCAGGCCACTTCTTCCCGTATCAGGTCAAAAAGCTCGTTAAGCGTAGTGCGCTGTCCAAAGGCCACATTATATATTTTATTGCGGTTTTCTTCTCCGGCAAAGCTCGCCAGCAGATTGGCCTGCACCACGTTACCTATATAGCAGAAATCGCGGCTGGTTTCCCCGTCGCCGTTCACATAGACGGGTTCCTGTTTGAGAAGGCTTGCGAACCATTGCGGAATCACGGCCGCATATGTGCTGTAGGAATCCTGCCGTTGCCCGAAGACGTTGAAATAACGTAAACCCGTTCCGGCAAAGCCGTAGCAGCGGGCAAAGACGTCCGCATAGAGCTCGTCCACATACTTTGTGACAGCGTAGGGAGAGAGCGGACGGCCGATAACGTCTTCCATCTTGGGCAGTTCCGGCGAATCGCCGTAAGTGGATGAGGAAGCCGCGTAGACAAAGCTCTTGACGCGTGCGTCGCGCGCGGCAACAAGCATGTTTATAAAACCGGTGATATTGCAGCTGTTGGAGAGGATGGGGTCGTCAATGGAACGCGGCACGGAACCGAGGGCCGCCTCGTGCAGCACATGGTCGACGTTCGCGCAGACCGCGTGGCAGGTGTCCATATCCCGTATGTCGCCTTCAATAAAAGTGAAACGCCCCCAGGCGTCCGGGCCGACAAGATCGCGTACCATGTCGAGATTTTTTTGATATCCTGTAAGGAAATTGTCGATCCCTGTCACAGTTTGCCTCAGCCGCAATAAATGTTCCAGCAGGTTGGAGCCGATAAAACCTGCAGCGCCGGTCACAAGCCAGCGGGAGGGTTTTTTTTGCAGTGTGTCGCACAAAACGGAATAGGCGTTCATGCTTGTATCCTTGTAAAGCGCATTGGCGTTAGTTCCGGCGGTTAATGCCGCGTGGACGTATACTTGTACTCCGGCAGTCCGTTTCTGTAAAGCCGACCTGCAGGTTACGGTCGTTTCACAACGCATATCGCGCAGATTGACGCTAAATTTCACTTTGCGGCGGGCGTCTGAGCATAGTTTTCAATGTCGTCGTGGTAACAGCACTGTCCATGCCTTGGCATTCTGCCAGAAGGGGAAGGTTCTCAAGCGCATCGCAGGGGCGTATATATAACGGTTCGATATCATTCGTGAAATAATCACCGTGCCGGGCGAGCAGGCGCAAAGCGTCCACTGAAGGGCTGACAAGTTCCGGCATGCGGCACAGACCGGTCGGCAGTCCGCATGTTTCAAAAACGGCCGCATTGCGCATAAGTCCGCTACCGCAGACATACGCCTGTCGCACGGCGGCATGTGCAGTGATTTCCGCAACGAGGTCATGCGGCGGGCAGAGCGTTGTTTGCCCTGTCGGCTGGGCCGGGATCTGCGGCCCGAAAGAGACAAAAGGCCTGAAGTGGACAAGATTGCGCCGTGCGTGAGTGAGAACACAGACAGGAACGCCGTACAATAGCTGCCGGCCGATTGTCGCACTTGTGGCAAGCGCCTGCATGTAGTCCAGCCCGGCCAGTCGGGCGCGGCTTGCGCGGCGCAACGCCGCTGCGGTGGTAAGAACAAGGCGTATGCCGGTAAAAGAACCGGGGCCGCGCACGCAGGCGATGCGTCGAAAATCTCGTAGACGCATACGTAGCGCGGCGCAAATCTCCTGCAGCGCGGGTGCCAGAATTTCTGTGGCCTTTTGCGGCGTGTTCCACTCTTGGAAGCAGAGCAGCGTCTCATTGTCGGTGACGACAATCTGCAAAAGATTCTCGGATGCGTTCAGCACAAGTTCAAGGCCGGTGGAAAGCTTGCACATGCCTATTTCTATCCCACATTTTTAAGCAGGCGCCAGACATCATTCAAAGTGGCAAGCAGCATAAGACAAACCAGCAGGGCAATTCCCGCCCGCATGGCGTAGGTTTGCACTTTCCCGTTCACCGGCCGGCGAAACAGGAATTCCCAGAGAAAGAAGACTATCTGTCCGCCGTCCAGCACAGGGATGGGCAAAAGATTCAATACGCCCAAGTTGACGCTGATAAGCGCTGTCAGCGCGAGCAGGCCGGCAAGACCCTGATGCATCTGTTCGCTCACGAGCTGTATAATCATGATGGGGCCGCCCACCTGATCAAGGGGCACAACCCGTTGCGCCAGTTTGACGAAACTTTGTCCGGTCAGAGAAATCATCTGCCAAGCTTGGGCCGCGCTGGCTGGCGCGGCGGCCAGCAGACTCAGGGGACGGGTGACCATCGTGCCCGCTGCGCGCACGCCGACAAGCCAAGTTGTTTCATCCTCGCCGAAAATGCTTTTGCGCACAGA contains the following coding sequences:
- the hypE gene encoding hydrogenase expression/formation protein HypE, with amino-acid sequence MDTCLLLDAGSGGLASQRLTAQCFLRHFANPLLARLDDAALLRDVHAPIAVSTDSYTVTPLLFPGGSIGTLAVHGTVNDVSMLGARPQYISCGFILEEGLSLELLESLVQDMAGAAKEAGVLIVTGDTKVVPRGACDKMFINTTGIGSIFADPTPSGHNARVGDAVLVSGALGDHGLTIMGSREHLSFLSDVTSDSAPLNHMIAEVINAAGPVHVLRDPTRGGLAATLNEISEQSGVSMLLEEEAIPVHESVKSGCSFLGLDPLYLANEGKCICILPENRAEDALAAMRASPYGVEAARIGTVVGDKACRVTLQTRIGGRRILSMPEGVPLPRIC
- the hypD gene encoding hydrogenase formation protein HypD gives rise to the protein MTFETALHDPKLCRVLLARLTRALDGRSMRFMEVCGTHTVSIFQSGLRSLLPASITHLSGPGCPVCVTHDVDVAAFLELAGREKIVFATFGDLLRVPGPGGQTLKHAKAAGAHVEIVYSPLEVLTLAVSNPDNVIVFPGIGFETTAPAVAATLLTARQKKIKNFCVFSLHKLVPPALRTLLDEEGDNAANIEAFLLPGHVSTILGIAPYAFLADKHRIPGVVGGFEPADILLALCRMAEQLRDNAPAVVNAYPRAVNDAGNPKARALMEEVFITTDALWRGIGRIEQSGLAVRPDYADMDAAVRLGVRLVETPQQQPGCCCGDVLKGRIIPTTCPLFGEKCTPAVPVGPCMVSTEGSCAAYYKYLEH
- a CDS encoding NAD-dependent epimerase/dehydratase family protein, with protein sequence MNAYSVLCDTLQKKPSRWLVTGAAGFIGSNLLEHLLRLRQTVTGIDNFLTGYQKNLDMVRDLVGPDAWGRFTFIEGDIRDMDTCHAVCANVDHVLHEAALGSVPRSIDDPILSNSCNITGFINMLVAARDARVKSFVYAASSSTYGDSPELPKMEDVIGRPLSPYAVTKYVDELYADVFARCYGFAGTGLRYFNVFGQRQDSYSTYAAVIPQWFASLLKQEPVYVNGDGETSRDFCYIGNVVQANLLASFAGEENRNKIYNVAFGQRTTLNELFDLIREEVACHLPEAGTAVAEYRDFRAGDVRHSLADISRAKILLGYEPRYDVREGLRLAGDWYVANL
- the tsaB gene encoding tRNA (adenosine(37)-N6)-threonylcarbamoyltransferase complex dimerization subunit type 1 TsaB, with the translated sequence MCKLSTGLELVLNASENLLQIVVTDNETLLCFQEWNTPQKATEILAPALQEICAALRMRLRDFRRIACVRGPGSFTGIRLVLTTAAALRRASRARLAGLDYMQALATSATIGRQLLYGVPVCVLTHARRNLVHFRPFVSFGPQIPAQPTGQTTLCPPHDLVAEITAHAAVRQAYVCGSGLMRNAAVFETCGLPTGLCRMPELVSPSVDALRLLARHGDYFTNDIEPLYIRPCDALENLPLLAECQGMDSAVTTTTLKTMLRRPPQSEI